TATGGAGACGCACCCTAACAGATATCTGGGGACGTCCTTTATCAGCTCGCTTCCGAATACCCTCAGGGCGACGCAGGTCACGGCGTTTACGGTGTAGAAAAGGCTCGCCGACAGGCCCTTTTCCCTCACCGGAAGGGACAGAAACTGTAAGGTCGTCGAGTTCAGCACCGAGAAGGATACCAGCGTGAGTATCATGGCCCATACGCCGGAGGTGCCAAAGCAGTCGCCCCAGCTTCCCCAATCCTCTTTTTCCTCGCCCTGTCTCAACGACTCAGGGGAGGGTAGCCCTCTTCCCATAAGGGCGGCTAATACCGTCAGGATAGCGGGTATCACCAGGTAGGAGGTCTCCATGTTTCTGTTTAAAAGCCACTCTCCCAGAGGTACCACGGTTATCTGAGGGAGGACGTAAGCTATGCCCATTATGGCGAAAAGAGGCCCTCTTTTCTCCTCCGGAATCACCAGCCCCTGAAAGGTGGATATGGCCACCATGGCCACCCCTCCTACCATTCCAAGCCCTGCCCGAAAGGAGATCATCCCCGCCATCCCCGGGGCGATCCATATGGAGGCGGTGGCGGCTAAAGATAGGATTCCCGCCATAAACAGGGCGCCGCTGAAGCCCCACCTCTCGGTGGCCCATCCTCCCATAGGACGGGATATAATCGCCGCCAGGTTCAGGGCGGACATGGACCATCCTATAACCCCTATGGAATAGCCCTGAGCGGAGAGGACCACGGGAAACAGAAACCCCACCGCCAGCATGGCCTGTATAAGATAGGCACCGGTAAAACATCTCCAGAAAAGTCCGCTCATCTTCTCACCATCCCCATCGCTGTCACGGCGGCACTTGCCGCTATGCCGGAGGCCATCGGTGGCAACCATATATGGAGGGATCCCGACGCCGCCATGGCAGCCAGTCCCGTTCCGTTGGCCGCCAGGGCCCACCTAGGTGATAGCCTCTCAGGCCATATCACAGCCACAACAAGAGGGATAAATGTCCCTGCTCCTCTCAGCCCCATGCTCAGATAGCTCCAGTGGAGTATCTGAGAGCCCTGGACGGCGCAGGCCATGATTCCCGCCGCCGCCACCACTAGAGCCACAGCCCACCGGCTCATCGCCAGCTCGCCGTCGCTCTTTCCCTTGGTCAAAGGGATTACGCCGTCTCTCACTAAGTTTGTGGCTATACCGAAGGATAGTCCCGCCCCTGCCCCTATGAGGGTCACCAGTATAACTCCCCACATAGCTCCCGCCAGAGCGGGGTGAAAGTTGGCGGTTATAAACGACGGTAGCGCTGACGCCGGGTCAACCGACACTCCCGATGCCCTCATGGCCAGCCCTGTGAGGACCCCCATTATCCCCACGGGAGGAATCAGGATGGCCGAGAGGATAGCTCCCCTGGCGGCGGTCCTCTCGTCGGAGGCAGCGAAGATTCCCTGGACGTATATCTGGGTGCAGAAGACCCCTGCTACCATGGACAGTAAGGCGTTGCCGTCGGCTCTGAGCCCTCCTCCGAAAAGATCGAACCACGGCCTGACCGGCAGGGCCCTTAGCAGCTCCGCCGGGGACGCTATGGACCAGGCGGCCAGGGCACAGAGGGCCATTGTCCCGTAAAGGGCCACCATCTTTGCCTTTCCTATAGAGCTGTAGCTCTTAAGCCCTCCTGAATAGGTGAACGCCAGTATGAGAGAGCCCAGTATCACCGCCGAGAGTTCCGGCGAGATCGGCAGTATGGTCCGAAACAGCGCCGCTCCCGCGAGAAACTGGGCCACTACCGATAGAAAGGTCCCCACCGAGGCGGAGACCATGGACAGACCGCTCATCTTTCCTCCGTAGTTTCGGGAGAGAAACTCGGGAACCGTAACGAACCCCGATCGTCTGAGAGGCCCTGCAAACCACAGCCCCAGTATGAGACAGCCTAGAGCGGACCCTAATGTGAACCACCAGGCCGAAAGGCCGGACACGTAGGCCATCTGAACCGTTCCTACCGTCGAGGCCCCTCCTACGATAGCTCCCATGATAATCCCGCTTACCCCAGCGGCACCGACGGACCGACCGGCGACCGAGTAGTCCGACGACGATTCCACCGACCTGGCGGATCTAAGCCCTAAAAGCACGAAAAGGACCACTGTGGCCCCTAAGCCGACAAGAAACAAAACCCTTCCCCCTCTAACTCTGAATCCATAGATTGTAGCACTCCCGTTGACATAGGCCTATGATCTTTCTATAATCCATTTATAGATACCCTATGACTCTAAAAATGGCGGTGGAGCGATGAACTTGAAAAGAAACTTAAAATGGTTTTTTCCCGGTGCTTTAGCGGTTATGCTGATAGGGGTGCTTTTTGGTCCGAGGTTCTTCTCCCCTAAAGACGGGGCAAGGGAACCTATCGTCGTCCGTCCAGTGAAATCCATGGTCCTCAGTCCTATCGACGGGGCCTGGATAAGGACTATGCCCGGAAGGGTCCAGGCATCTCGGAGGGTGGACCTGGCCTTTAGGGTGTCAGGACCTCTGGTGGAGCTGTCAGCTAAAGAGGGTGAGCATGTCAAGGCCGGAGATGTTCTAGCCAGAATAGATCCAAGGGACTTTCAGTTGGCCCTGGACGGTGTAAGAGGTTCTCTATCACAGGCCAGAGCCACCTTAGAGGCCATGAGGCGAGGGGCTAGAGCGGAGGATATCCGGTCTCTGGAGGCCCAGGTGGCCTCAGCGAGGGCAAGGGCGGAGGAGGCGGAGGCCCAGTTCAGCCGGTTTAAGAGGCTTTACGAGGCGAAAGCCATATCCCAGTCCGAGTTCGACCGGTACAGGACCGCCAAGGACGTGGCGGCCTCGTCGCTTATGGCGGCCCAGCAGGAGCTTCAGAAGGCCAGAAAAGGGGCCAGAGAGGAGGACATCCGGGCCATGGAATCTCAGATAAGGTCCCTTCAGGCCCAGGAGTCCGCCGCTGCCGCTGCTCTGGCGGACACCGAGCTAAGGGCACCTTTCGACGGAACGGTGGCTCGACGAATGGCGGATAACTTTCAGTTCGTCACAGCCCGACAGCCTATACTGAGCCTTCAGGATACCTCTTCGGTGGAGGTAGTGGTGGACGTCCCCGAGTCGGCGATAAACCTTAACCCCGACGACCTTGATGTATGGGCTTCGTTCTCGTCAATTTCGGGAAAGTTTCCCCTTAAGCTGGTGGAGTTCTCCTCCGCCCCGGACCCTGAGACCCAGACATATAGGGCCACCTTAGCTATGGAGGTTCCCGATGGGATCAGGCTATTTCCGGGAATGGCGGCGGAGGTCTCGGGAAAGATAAAGTACGGTGGGACGGGCAAGGTCTACCGGATCCCCATAGAGGCCCTTCTCTCCGACGATAGAGGATCGGGGGTCTGGGTCGTCGGAGAGGATCTCAGGGTCCAGTGGACCTCCGTGGAGGTAACCCACCTAGGTGACGGCCACGTCGACGTGAAAGGGCATATAGAGGCGGGAGATAGGGTGGTCACCGCAGGGGTCCACGTCATCAGGGAGGGGCAGTCCGTAAGGCTTTTGGAGGGCAAGAGATGAACATCGGCAGGTGGGCCATGGAGAGAAAATCCTTCACCCTCTTCGTGGCGGTGCTTATCGCCATCGGTGGAGTCTGGGCTTACTCGGGTTTAGGCCGTCTTGAGGACCCTGACTTCACCGTAAAGACTGCCCTGGTAGTGACCTCTTACCCTGGAGCCTCTCCTACGGAGGTGGAGGAGGAGGTCACGGACCAGATAGAGCAGGCGGTTCAGAGGCTTCCTCAGCTGAAGCGGGTTCGGTCTCAGTCCCGAAGGGGCCTGTCGGTGGTCTACGTGGATATAAAGGACCGCTACACCAACGGAAAACTTCCTCAGGTCTGGGACGAGCTTCGGAGAAAGATAACTGAGGCCCAAGGGCATCTCCCCCCCGGTGCTGGCCCCTCCATGGTCAACGACGACTTCGGTGACGTATTCGGAGTGGTCTTCGCCATAACAGGGGACGGCTACTCTATGGCGGAGCTGAAGACCTACGGGGACAGGATAAAAAAGGCCCTCCTTCTCGTTCCCGACGTCGCCCAGGTCTCCCTTTGGGGGGATAGGACCGAGGCGGTGTTCGTGGAGATGTCTCGGTCCAGAATGACCGAGCTCGGCGTATCGCCAGAGCAGATAGCCGCCACCCTCCAGGGCCAGAACCTGGTGGCCGACTCGGGGTCGGTGTCGGCGGGATCCCTGAGGATCCCTATAGATCCCACGGGAAACCTCAGGTCGGTGGAGGATATCGGGGAGCTCCTGATAAGAGGGGGCGTCGGAGGGCGGCTGTTGGCCCTCAAGGACGTCGCCCGCATATACAGGGGCTACATAGATCCTCCTAGAAAGGTGATGTCCATAAACGGACGGTCCGCTATCGCCATAGGAGTGTCCACCGTTCCAGGGGGAAACGTGGTCCGAATGGGAGACATGGTCAAAGAGGAGCTTAAAAGGATCGAGCAGGATCTGCCAGTAGGGGTTGACATAGAGACGGTCACTTACCAGAGCGACCTGGTTCGGGACGCAGTCCAGGGTTTTGTCGTCAACCTGGTCGAGGCGGTGGCCATAGTGATCGTCCTGCTGGTGGTCTTCATGGGAACGGTAAGCGGCCTCCTTATGGGAGCCATTCTGCTTCTCACCATAGCGGCCACCTTCGTGGCGATGAGGATAATAGGCATAGAGCTCCACAGCGTGTCCTTAGGGGCCCTAATAATCTCTTTGGGAATGCTGGTTGACAACGCTATCGTCGTCACAGAGGGGATACTGGTCGGCATATCCGCCGGAAAGGACGGTAAAGCCACGGCCTCCCGGATAGTGGAGGAGACCAAGTGGCCTCTCTTGGGAGCCACCGTCGTCGCCATACTGGCCTTCGCCGCCATCGGCCTCTCTCAGGACGTAACAGGGGAGTTCTGTCGAAGCCTATTCCAGGTTGTGGCGGTGTCTTTGCTTATATCCTGGATACTGGCCATAACCGTGACGCCTTTGCTGGCGGTCATGTTTCTTAAACCCGACGGTAATGGCGGCGAAAAGGGCGGTTCCTTCTACTCCCTTTACAGCGGCTTCCTCATAAAGTGCGTCGATCGACGAAAGCTAACCTTGGGGTCTATGGTGTTGCTTTTGGCCCTGGCTCTATGGGGCTTTCGCTTCGTGGGCCAGAGCTTCTTCCCTGACACAGTCAGAGATCAGTTCATGATCCAATACTGGCTTCCTGAGGGGACCGACGTCGACAGGACCGCCCAGGACCTTAAGGAGATATCGGAGCACCTCCTAAAAGAAGAGACCTCCGTCGCTTCCGTGGCGGCCTTCGCAGGGGAGGGGCCCCTTCGGTTCTATCTGGCCTTCGAGCCGGAGCTTCCCAACAGTTCCTACGGATTTCTCCTGGTGACCGTTAAAGACTACGATGCCATAGGGGGAATAATGGCAAGGCAGTCCCTCTGGACCGCCGAGAGATTTCCCGACTCGGAGGCCCGGTTTGAGCGGTTCAAAAAGGGGCCTGGGGTTGGAGCCAAAGTCAAACTTAGGATCACCGGAGACGACCCATCGGTGCTCAGAAAGCTCTCCAGACAGGTGAGGGCCATCATGGCCCAGGATCCCGCGGGGATCGACATCAGGGACGACTGGAGACAGAAGGTCAAGGTCCTGGTCCCCGAGGTGAACGAGGCCAGGGCAAGACGTTCTGGCCTGACCAGGGCGGAGATAGCGGGAGCGTTGAAAGGAAACTTCGACGGCAGACCTGTAGGGGTATATCGGGAGGGGGATAACCTGCTTCCTATAATGGTAAGGGCCCCTGAGGCGGAGAGGCAGGACCTGGACTCGGTGGAGGACGTCCAGATATGGAGCCGAGGTCTGAGGCGTTTCGTCCCGGCGGGGCAGGTGTTTTCAGGACTCAGGCTACAGTGGGAGGATCCGATCATATGGCGCAGGAATCGCTCAAGGGTCATAACACCTCAGTGCGATCCTCTGACCGGGACCGCCGAGGAGCTTCGCCGGAGGATCCTTCCTTTGGTAGATTCCCTTGAGGTGCCCCACGGCTATGAACTTGTATGGGGAGGGGAGTTCGAGGACTCAAAGACCTCTCAGGATGCCCTGTTAAAGCCCTTCTTGCTCAGCTTCGTCCTCATGATAGTGGTGGTTATGGGGCTCTTCAACGGCTTCAGGCAGCCAGCGGTGGTCTTTCTGTGTCTGCCATTAGCCGCCATAGGGGTGACCCTCGGGCTTTTGGTGACGGGCCAGAGCTTCGGTTTCATGGCCCTGCTGGGATACCTCAGCCTTGCGGGAATGCTCATCAAAAACGCCATCGTCCTGCTCGATCAGATAGAGCTTGAGCTGGCCCAGGGCAAGGCCCGATTCTCCGCGGTTATGGAGGCCTCCACCGGCAGGATTCGTCCGGTCATGATGGCGGCCATGACCACCGTCCTCGGCATGGCACCACTGGCTCTGGACGACTTCTTCGCCGCTATGGCTGTGACCATAATGTTCGGGCTTACCTTCGCCACGGTGCTGACCCTCATAGTGGTTCCGGTGCTCTACTGTGCCCTTTATGGAATATCCTCCGACGAGGTATCCCATGGCTCGTAGAACCCGGGAGGAAGCCGCCAAGACCAGGGAAAAGCTCCTCTCCGTGGCTACTGACCTTTTCTCGAAAAAAGGGGTGGACGGAGTCACCTTGGTGGAGATAGGCAAGGAGGCGGGGTTCACAAAAGGGGCGCTGTACCGCCATTTCGGCGGAAAGCCGGGGCTCTTAAAGGAGCTCATGGACTACGGGGCGGAGAAGGTGGATCAACTGGAGGAATCCTGCCTGAAGGGACCAGAAGAGCCTCTGGACAGGCTCCGAGCCATGGTCATGGAGGAGATGGAGGTATTCGAGGGCCGTCAGGAGCTGCAACGGATACTGGCCATATTTCTGGACCGCAGAAGCTTAGCGGAGGACGAGGGGATACTGTCGTCCATAGAGTCCCTGAGGGACAGGACCATCGGAAGGATAAAGTCGGTGATGGAGGAGGCCAAAGAAAAGGGACACATCTCCAAGGAGATCGACCTGACCGTTGCGGCGGAGAGCCTTAGACTGCTGATCTTCGGCCTTATGGAGAGAAAGCTGTACTCCTCCTCCCCCTATGATCTGTCCTCTCAGGCCAAGCCTATGCTGGAGCTTTTTTTTAGAGCTCTAAGGCCATAGCACGAAAAAGGCCCAGGGTTGGGGGACCCTGGGCCTTTCTCTATAAGGAGTTGTTGAAGAAGTGTGTGTGGTGTCTTTAAGGAGGTTATTCGCCTCTCGCTCTGTGGCCTAAATTATAGGGTAGAGACCTTCGCCGATCATCGGGAGAAACCCCCTACTTGGAGTAGGTAAATATACCTAGAGCACCTCAACACCTTATCGTCAAGGCCATGATACCATATAATCCTGTACAGGCCATAAAAAACACGGAGGTGTTCTCTTGAACATGAACTGCATAATACATCGGGGCAACGACCCCTTTTTCAACTTAGCTATGGAAGAAGTCCTCTTCGATCGGTCCTCCCGAACCGGTGAGGGCTACATACTCTTATGGAGAAACGCCCCCACGGTGGTGGTGGGCCGGTTCCAAAACGCCGCAGGGGAGATAAACGAGCCCTTCCTGCGTGAAAAGGGCGTCTCGGTGGTCAGACGGACCACCGGAGGCGGGGCGGTCTACCACGACCTGGGCAACCTCAACTACACCTTTATCCTCCCGGTGGGCGACCGTGATTCCAAGGGACTGGACTTCGCCCTCTACACCAGGCCTCTCCTGGACTACCTGGAGGAACTGGGGGTAAAGGCGGAGCTAACCGGTAGAAACGACCTAACCATAGAGGGCAAGAAATTCTCCGGCAACGCGCAACACATCAGCAAAGACACCATGCTCCACCACGGAACCATACTGTTCGACACCTGTCTTGAGGACGTGGCGGCCTCCCTGTCGGTGGACCCTGAGAAGTTCAAGTCCAAGGGAGTGGCGTCGGTCAGGAGCCGGGTCACCAACGTGTCCCCCCATCTTCCGAGTCCTATGACAATGGACAGCTTTATAGAGGGCCTGATGGCCCACTTCGCCGCTCCCTTCGGCCAGACACCAAGGGCCTTAAACGACGATGAGGAAAGGGCCATCTCCGCCATGAGGGAGTCCAAATACGCCACCTGGGACTGGGTGTGGGGAAGTTCCCCGCCCTTCTCCCTGACCTCGGAGCGTCGCTTTGAGAAGGGCAAGGTCCAGGTCTACCTTGACGTAAACGATGGCATCATCTCCGACGCCGCCATAAGGGGAGACTTCTTCAGCGTCCAAGATCCCTCGGGCCTTGAGGAGGCCCTGAGATCGGTCAAGTTCGACCGAGAATCGGTTGCCTCCGCCCTTCAGGGCCTGGACGTGGAGCGTCACCTTATGGGGATCTCCAGGGAGGACCTTATAGATCTGGTGATGAGCTGATGGCCCCCAGCTTCAGGACCATCGACGTAGACGACGTCACACTGGCCTACGCCGTGGCGGGGCAGGGCGAGCCGCTCCTTTTGATAATGGGCTTCGGTGGGACCATGGACTACTGGGGCTTCCCCTTTCTCTCCCACCTTGCGAAAAGCTTTAAGGTCATAGCCTTCGACAACCGGGGTGTCGGAGAGAGCTCCTTGGGGACCGAATCCCCCTCTATCTCCCGGTTCGCCCTGGACGCAGCGGCCCTCCTGGATCGCCTTGGCTATCCCTCCGCCCACGTCCTAGGTTGGTCCATGGGGGGCTACATCGCCCAGGAGCTGGCCCTTGAGAGGCCCGACCTCCTGAGACGGCTGGTCCTGTACGGAACCTGCTCGGACCACCGGGCTGCCCTGGCCGCCAGAAAAGAGGCCTTCGCCGAGCTGATGGACACCTCCCTGTCGGATCAGGGCAGGACCGAGGTCGCCCTTAAAATGCTGTTCCCCACGACCTGGCTCCAAGAACATCCCGGCTTTGCCCAGGCCTTCGTCTCCCGGCCTATGACGGTCTACTCCCGGTGCGCCGATGGAATTGCGGCCCAGGTGGAGGCCATAGCCTCCTGGGAGGGGTGTACCTCAAGGTTGGGCAGGATAAACGCCAGGACCTTGGTCATAGCTGGAGAGATGGACCACGTCATACCGCCGGAGCTGTCAAGGAAGACCGCCGAGCTGATACCTAACGGAGGATACGACTCCTTTGCCGACGGAGGGCACGGCCTGATCTACCAGTATCCCAAAGAGCTGGCCCAGATGGCGGCGGGTTTTTTAGGGGCCTGATCTTGGACATGGACCAAGAGCGAAGGGAAATGATCGAAAAGGCCAGGAGACACAGAAACAGACGGACCTTCAGGGCCGCCACCCCTGTGATGAAGGGTCCCGATCCCGATAAGGTTCACCCCAGAAGGCGGTACTCCCAGCTGGTGTTCCTGAAAAACGTGGTCAAAAGCCCCAACATAATCGTCGGAGACTACACCTACTACGACGACATCCGAGGGGACAGGCCCCTGGAGTTCGAGAAAAACGTAATCCACTCGGCTCAGGAAAAGCTGATAATCGGCAAGTTCTGCTCCATCGGTGCGGAGACGGTGTTCGTCATGAGCGGTGGAAACCACCCCATAGACAACGTGAGCACCTACCCCTTTGGCCTCATGGGAAGCGGCTGGGAGCCAGCGCCCTTCAGACCGGTTCTAAAGGGAGACATAACGATAGGAAACGACGTCTGGATCGGCTTTCGGGCTACCGTCCTAGGGGGCGTAACGATAGGGGACGGAGCGGTCATAGGGGCCGGGGCGGTGGTAACAAAAGACGTCCCCCCCTACACGGTGGTGGGAGGAAACCCGGCGTCGGAGATAAAAAAACGGTTCGACGACCTGACGATAGAGATGCTCCTGAAGGTGAGGTGGTGGGACTGGCCGCCGGAGAAGATCACCAGAAACGTAAAAGTCCTATCGTCGCCATCGGTTGGGGGCCTGAAGCGGTGCCGATAGGGCATAGTGGATCCTATTTTGTCGCCGAAGCACGACGTAGTTATGGGATGTGTTGCCAGACACGCGCAAACGTGTAATGTCAGTCTCTAAGGGAGGTGCTGTAGGATGGGTATCACTGCGATGAAACTCAAGGACAGAGCCCTGGCTCTCGGGGCGAATCTGGTGGGCATAGCCGATGTGTCATCTCTTGAGGTCCCCTTTGATAGAGCCATCTCAGTCGCCGTAGCTTTGAACCGAGATATAGTCTCCTCCGTTGGGCAGGGTCCTCATATCGAATATCAGGCCGAATATCTGTCGGTTAACGCCAAGATAGATCAGGTACTTGGGGAAATCACGTGCTGGATTCAGGGCGAGGGCTACGCCGCCGTCGTGGAGCCAGCGTCCTCGCCTAACTTTGACAGGGAAAAGCTGGCCGCTGCCTTCCCCCACAAGACCGCCGCTACTATGTCGGGGCTCGGCTGGATCGGAAAAAACGCCCTCTTGGTGACGAAAGAGTACGGCTCTGCCGTTCGGCTTGGGACGGTTTTTACCGATGCCCCTCTTCAGGCCGACGTCCCTCAGGCCAGCTCTCTCTGCGGTAGCTGCACCCTTTGTCGCAAGGCCTGCCCCGTCGCCGCCCCAGGGGAGACTCTATGGTCCCCCGGTATGGCCAGGGAGGACCTGGTGGACATCCGATCCTGTTGGGGCCAGTTACGTCTGTTCATGGAGGAAAGAGAGCTGAAGCACGCCATCTGCGGAATCTGCATACAGGCCTGTCCGTGGACAAAAAAATACCTCCATTCCCGTTGATGGACGGCCTGGGTAAAGTTGGCCCCACCTGCTTTATCTCGGCAACCGTGGCTATAGGGCGAAGCCCGCTATCAGGAAGGCCAGGACGATAAGCGGGGCGGGAACCTTTTTCGTCAGCAATAGGGACAATGTGATCACCATGGCAAAAAGGTTGCCTAGCTCCAATCCATTCCGCTGGATGAGGATGATCGCCGCTACTGTGACAAGACCACCAGCGACGGCGACAATGCCTTTTAACGATATCTTTATCGCCTTTATCTTTTTCAGGCTTTCCCACGTAGGGTACACGAAGTAGATCAACAGTAGCCCCGGTAAAAATATGGCTATTCCTCCAGCCATCGCCCCTAGAACTTGAGTGACAGTGCCGCCACCTCTAGCCGCCATTCCTCCGGCGTAAGCGCTGAAGCTGAACATCGGCCCAGGCAGACCCTGGACGAGTCCGAACCCGGTTAAAAATTCCTGGTTGGTCATGTAGTGGTTCACCTCAACCAGCTCGCTGTACATAAGAGGTACCACGACCTGACCGCCACCGATTACCAGATACCCATAGCGATAAAAGCTCTCGAAGAGTCGGGCGATGGGGTTGTCCCATATAAAGGCCAGCAAGAGGCTTCCGACGGCGAAAAATCCGAAAGCGACCAGATACCGCCACGGTGGGCTTATCTTCACGTGGTTCCAAAGATCCCTCTCCTTCGACGCTATCACCGTCGCCGCTCCCCCTGCGATCAGGACCAGGGGGTAAATCCAGGGCTCTCGGATAAAGTACGTTGCCGTCGCTCCCAACAGGGAAAGGGACAGCGTAAATCGATCCGTCACCACTTTGAGCCCTATTTTGTATGCAGCTAATAGGACGAACCCTACCGCCATTGGCCCTATATACCTCAGGCCGTCTTTGGATATGTTCATGCTTCCCATGAACTGGCTTAAAAAAGATAGCAAGGTCATAAGTGTAAGGACCGGCAACGCCCAGACCAACATTGTCAGTAGGGCCAGCCATGGGCCTCCAACTTTATGCCCGATGGCTACGATGGTCTGGGTGCTGCTCGGTCCAGGTAAAATGCCCGTCAGCGCTATTAGCTCCACCAGCTCTTCCTCGGTGAGGTATCTTTTCTTGGTAACCATCTGATCTGTAAAAACGCCGTAATGGGCTTCAGGACCTCCATAGGCTCCTAATGAACATATTAATACATCCTTTAAGAAAACGCTCCACTCAGTTTTTTTCATCCACGCTCTCCTCTCTTTGGCTGCGATAAGGGGCCGAAAACGGACCGGTTGGAGGGGATCCTCCCAGAGGATAGACGATTGGAGACCAAAAGAAAAGCTATGTCCGACCTATTGGGAGGCCCTTACCTGGTGGCCTATCACTGCTCTGGCTATCTCTCCATAGGCGAGGCGTACGAGAGGCTGCTGGCTTAGGTACGCGAGAGAGGACTCCAGATAGGGGAACTTTTCTTCGAGGACGTGGTGCTGGACGAAATGTCGGTGAGGGGCTACGATGGCTTTATGGTGAAGATATCGGTGAAGCTCAAAAATCCCCCCAGATGGGAGTGACTTAGGTTGTACTTTAAGAAAATGATCGGGAAAAAATGTTATCTGTCCACCATAGACCTGGACGACGCCCCTGCCTTCACCGGCTGGATGAGTGACTACGACGTGACAAAATACCTGGCCGAGGCTCCGTCGTGCTATCCTCTCCAGGCTGAGAGGGAGGCCCTGGACCGGCTGTCTCGGGAGCACAACTACTGTATCGTCGACCTTGAGACCGACTCCCTCCTGGGGATATGCGGTTTTATGAACCTGAACCACCTCAACCAGACCGCCGAGGTGGGCATATTCATAGGCAACAAGGACTATTGGGGCAGAGGGTACGGAGGGGAGGCCCTGTCTTTGTTGGTCAAGTACGGCTTCGACGTTTTAAACCTCAATAACATAATGCTTGAGGTGGTGTCCTTCAACGGTAGGGCGATAAGGTGCTACGAGAGAATAGGCTTTAAGACCTTCGGCGTCAGAAGGGAAGCGGTCCTAAGGGAGGGCAGAAGACACGACAAGGTCTATATGGAGATGACTCGGTCGGACTTCAACGATAACTAGAGGGGATATCTAAAACTCTGGTCCTCGGAGAGACCGTTCCGACGAAGCCCATTTGAGCCCGTATACTCGACCTGCCGTAGTGTAGTACGAATGGGGCGACAGGACGTCGCCCCAAGCCGAGGGGGCACAGGACGTGCCCTCCGAGGCGGTTCGTACGAAACAGGCAGGTCGAGTATACGCCCGGGCGAAACAGGGCGCAGGCGGAACGGGCTCTCCGAGGGGACTCGAAGTTGAGTTTTTTACAGATTACCTAGAGAGGTGGTTGTGATATGAGCTTTAGAAAGTTTGGTTTTGTGATTGCGGTGTTTTGCGCCATGTTGGCCATCGGGGGAGTGTCCTTCGCTGAGGATAAGGTCCTTTCGGTGACCGGAGGGGAGCCGGTGGTCTACTCCTGCGACAACGGCGACCGTCTGGTGGCTCGCTACTACTCACTGTCCGACGAAAGCCTTAACTTCGTAAAGGTCACCTTCCCCGACGGCAAGGAGTACACCCTGCCTCAGGTAATGTCCGCCTCAGGAGCTAGGTACACCGACGACTTCGAGCTTA
This genomic interval from Dethiosulfovibrio salsuginis contains the following:
- a CDS encoding TetR family transcriptional regulator, giving the protein MARRTREEAAKTREKLLSVATDLFSKKGVDGVTLVEIGKEAGFTKGALYRHFGGKPGLLKELMDYGAEKVDQLEESCLKGPEEPLDRLRAMVMEEMEVFEGRQELQRILAIFLDRRSLAEDEGILSSIESLRDRTIGRIKSVMEEAKEKGHISKEIDLTVAAESLRLLIFGLMERKLYSSSPYDLSSQAKPMLELFFRALRP
- a CDS encoding efflux RND transporter permease subunit, producing MNIGRWAMERKSFTLFVAVLIAIGGVWAYSGLGRLEDPDFTVKTALVVTSYPGASPTEVEEEVTDQIEQAVQRLPQLKRVRSQSRRGLSVVYVDIKDRYTNGKLPQVWDELRRKITEAQGHLPPGAGPSMVNDDFGDVFGVVFAITGDGYSMAELKTYGDRIKKALLLVPDVAQVSLWGDRTEAVFVEMSRSRMTELGVSPEQIAATLQGQNLVADSGSVSAGSLRIPIDPTGNLRSVEDIGELLIRGGVGGRLLALKDVARIYRGYIDPPRKVMSINGRSAIAIGVSTVPGGNVVRMGDMVKEELKRIEQDLPVGVDIETVTYQSDLVRDAVQGFVVNLVEAVAIVIVLLVVFMGTVSGLLMGAILLLTIAATFVAMRIIGIELHSVSLGALIISLGMLVDNAIVVTEGILVGISAGKDGKATASRIVEETKWPLLGATVVAILAFAAIGLSQDVTGEFCRSLFQVVAVSLLISWILAITVTPLLAVMFLKPDGNGGEKGGSFYSLYSGFLIKCVDRRKLTLGSMVLLLALALWGFRFVGQSFFPDTVRDQFMIQYWLPEGTDVDRTAQDLKEISEHLLKEETSVASVAAFAGEGPLRFYLAFEPELPNSSYGFLLVTVKDYDAIGGIMARQSLWTAERFPDSEARFERFKKGPGVGAKVKLRITGDDPSVLRKLSRQVRAIMAQDPAGIDIRDDWRQKVKVLVPEVNEARARRSGLTRAEIAGALKGNFDGRPVGVYREGDNLLPIMVRAPEAERQDLDSVEDVQIWSRGLRRFVPAGQVFSGLRLQWEDPIIWRRNRSRVITPQCDPLTGTAEELRRRILPLVDSLEVPHGYELVWGGEFEDSKTSQDALLKPFLLSFVLMIVVVMGLFNGFRQPAVVFLCLPLAAIGVTLGLLVTGQSFGFMALLGYLSLAGMLIKNAIVLLDQIELELAQGKARFSAVMEASTGRIRPVMMAAMTTVLGMAPLALDDFFAAMAVTIMFGLTFATVLTLIVVPVLYCALYGISSDEVSHGS
- a CDS encoding sodium:solute symporter family protein: MFLVGLGATVVLFVLLGLRSARSVESSSDYSVAGRSVGAAGVSGIIMGAIVGGASTVGTVQMAYVSGLSAWWFTLGSALGCLILGLWFAGPLRRSGFVTVPEFLSRNYGGKMSGLSMVSASVGTFLSVVAQFLAGAALFRTILPISPELSAVILGSLILAFTYSGGLKSYSSIGKAKMVALYGTMALCALAAWSIASPAELLRALPVRPWFDLFGGGLRADGNALLSMVAGVFCTQIYVQGIFAASDERTAARGAILSAILIPPVGIMGVLTGLAMRASGVSVDPASALPSFITANFHPALAGAMWGVILVTLIGAGAGLSFGIATNLVRDGVIPLTKGKSDGELAMSRWAVALVVAAAGIMACAVQGSQILHWSYLSMGLRGAGTFIPLVVAVIWPERLSPRWALAANGTGLAAMAASGSLHIWLPPMASGIAASAAVTAMGMVRR
- a CDS encoding MFS transporter is translated as MSGLFWRCFTGAYLIQAMLAVGFLFPVVLSAQGYSIGVIGWSMSALNLAAIISRPMGGWATERWGFSGALFMAGILSLAATASIWIAPGMAGMISFRAGLGMVGGVAMVAISTFQGLVIPEEKRGPLFAIMGIAYVLPQITVVPLGEWLLNRNMETSYLVIPAILTVLAALMGRGLPSPESLRQGEEKEDWGSWGDCFGTSGVWAMILTLVSFSVLNSTTLQFLSLPVREKGLSASLFYTVNAVTCVALRVFGSELIKDVPRYLLGCVSITVMAVALTGALAADSSFTLILAAMGYGLGMGFGFPVMLALIPDVFPPRLMPKGSSIGMLSMDLGFALSPLIIGALSAYFGTSGAMRVIAWAQLVIAPTALILWRISRKRAESSLTL
- a CDS encoding efflux RND transporter periplasmic adaptor subunit, whose translation is MNLKRNLKWFFPGALAVMLIGVLFGPRFFSPKDGAREPIVVRPVKSMVLSPIDGAWIRTMPGRVQASRRVDLAFRVSGPLVELSAKEGEHVKAGDVLARIDPRDFQLALDGVRGSLSQARATLEAMRRGARAEDIRSLEAQVASARARAEEAEAQFSRFKRLYEAKAISQSEFDRYRTAKDVAASSLMAAQQELQKARKGAREEDIRAMESQIRSLQAQESAAAAALADTELRAPFDGTVARRMADNFQFVTARQPILSLQDTSSVEVVVDVPESAINLNPDDLDVWASFSSISGKFPLKLVEFSSAPDPETQTYRATLAMEVPDGIRLFPGMAAEVSGKIKYGGTGKVYRIPIEALLSDDRGSGVWVVGEDLRVQWTSVEVTHLGDGHVDVKGHIEAGDRVVTAGVHVIREGQSVRLLEGKR